The following proteins are co-located in the Cardiocondyla obscurior isolate alpha-2009 linkage group LG12, Cobs3.1, whole genome shotgun sequence genome:
- the Mxt gene encoding eukaryotic translation initiation factor 4E-binding protein Mextli isoform X1, with amino-acid sequence MATAQLNRARTVKKLEKPRPLKLNQRNSTVDGRITTVEDIVSLIDNVAMQLTNGFHDRTLQSNVISMCSHLKLYANQLEAIYKDQLDRAFVAIRNGSQDDRLDLMTRVYLLELIELRAKQWRHTDSMDVYYMQKLSHLDNLTEVVPDTPTNLSSPLLTSPTSAPILGPGEVIKNSGKFAKPTRIPGKNYCKDEVVIRNSDSGKVMGIKGRRVHMIEELSQTIISFQRVNPGAKERLVQITGTSEDKIHYAKDLIKDTIQRNASPVRLEQNSGGEKGAMGGSSSSLNSSASDESSRLQQNQQHNSRLRSSLLHSLSTNDASIGEYKYTVTVGNQSLKITGCNLDLVRTAKLVLDEHFLGDPESFTSGIEYFNYEDEPNFGGITTTSTPMVHRTPLSPLDNITAPTSLGRELSVDSAATSSESEETYKPRPISEQQISTQQVPEARELTYEFLLLCASGPYAKRPPADWARIQKECPNIVRKAPIRWFEPEAYKAKLAAAGPVAILPIGEAETDPE; translated from the exons ATGGCTACTGCACAATTAAACAGGGCCAGAACGGTAAAGAAGCTCGAAAAACCACGGCCGCTTAAGCTTAACCAGCGCAACTCGACCGTCGATGGGCGGATCACGACTG TAGAGGATATAGTGTCCTTAATCGACAATGTTGCAATGCAACTAACCAATGGCTTCCATGATCGAACGCTGCAATCGAATGTGATCTCTATGTGTAGTCACCTGAAACTTTACGCCAATCAGTTAGAAGCTATTTACAAag ATCAGCTGGACCGGGCCTTTGTGGCGATCAGAAATGGGAGCCAAGACGACAGATTAGATCTGATGACCAGGGTTTATTTGCTGGAACTTATCGAGCTGCGAGCAAAACAATGGCGTCATACTGATTCGATGGACGTGTACTATATGCAGAAGTTGTCACATCTAGATAAT cTTACTGAGGTAGTTCCCGATACACCTACGAACTTGTCATCCCCGCTATTGACCTCGCCCACCTCGGCACCGATATTGGGACCCGGCGAAGTGATCAAAAACAGCGGAAAGTTCGCAAAGCCTACGCGTATCCcgggaaaaaattattgcaaagaCGAGGTCGTCATTCGCAATAGCGATTCGGGAAAAG TGATGGGAATAAAAGGGCGGCGAGTTCACATGATAGAAGAGCTCAGCCAGACGATCATCTCCTTCCAGCGAG TAAACCCCGGAGCTAAAGAACGACTTGTCCAAATCACGGGAACGTCCGAGGACAAGATTCA TTATGCGAAGGATTTAATCAAAGATACGATACAACGAAATGCATCGCCAGTAAGACTGGAGCAAAATTCCGGCGGCGAGAAGGGTGCAATGGGCGGTTCCAGCTCCTCGCTCAACAGTAGTGCGTCAGATGAGAGCAGTCGGCTGCAGCAAAATCAGCAGCACAACTCTCGTCTGCGTTCGTCTCTTTTACACAGTCTTTCCACCAATGACGCCAGTATAGGCGAATACAAGTACACTGTTACTGTCGGTAACCAGTCTCTTAAAATTACAGGCTGCAATCTTGATCTTGTCAGG ACAGCAAAGCTGGTGCTAGACGAACATTTTTTGGGCGATCCTGAAAGCTTTACCAGCggaatagaatattttaactATGAGGACGAACCCAATTTCGGAGGCATAACCACCACGTCTACTCCCATGGTTCACCGTACACCGTTGTCGCCGTTGGACAATATCACCGCTCCTACTTCTCTAGGCCGAGAGTTAAGTGTGGATAGCGCCGCAACCTCCTCGGAGAGTGAAGAAACTTACAAACCGCGTCCGATCTCTGAACAGCAAATCTCGACTCAACaag tTCCAGAAGCGAGAGAACTTACGTACGAGTTTCTGCTACTGTGTGCGTCTGGACCGTACGCGAAGCGGCCCCCTGCCGATTGGGCGCGCATACAGAAGGAATGTCCGAATATAGTTCGTAAG gcACCGATTCGCTGGTTCGAACCGGAGGCGTACAAAGCCAAGCTAGCAGCTGCTGGTCCTGTTGCGATATTGCCGATTGGCGAAGCGGAAACCGATCCCGAGTGA
- the Mxt gene encoding eukaryotic translation initiation factor 4E-binding protein Mextli isoform X2 encodes MATAQLNRARTVKKLEKPRPLKLNQRNSTVDGRITTVEDIVSLIDNVAMQLTNGFHDRTLQSNVISMCSHLKLYANQLEAIYKDQLDRAFVAIRNGSQDDRLDLMTRVYLLELIELRAKQWRHTDSMDVYYMQKLSHLDNLTEVVPDTPTNLSSPLLTSPTSAPILGPGEVIKNSGKFAKPTRIPGKNYCKDEVVIRNSDSGKVNPGAKERLVQITGTSEDKIHYAKDLIKDTIQRNASPVRLEQNSGGEKGAMGGSSSSLNSSASDESSRLQQNQQHNSRLRSSLLHSLSTNDASIGEYKYTVTVGNQSLKITGCNLDLVRTAKLVLDEHFLGDPESFTSGIEYFNYEDEPNFGGITTTSTPMVHRTPLSPLDNITAPTSLGRELSVDSAATSSESEETYKPRPISEQQISTQQVPEARELTYEFLLLCASGPYAKRPPADWARIQKECPNIVRKAPIRWFEPEAYKAKLAAAGPVAILPIGEAETDPE; translated from the exons ATGGCTACTGCACAATTAAACAGGGCCAGAACGGTAAAGAAGCTCGAAAAACCACGGCCGCTTAAGCTTAACCAGCGCAACTCGACCGTCGATGGGCGGATCACGACTG TAGAGGATATAGTGTCCTTAATCGACAATGTTGCAATGCAACTAACCAATGGCTTCCATGATCGAACGCTGCAATCGAATGTGATCTCTATGTGTAGTCACCTGAAACTTTACGCCAATCAGTTAGAAGCTATTTACAAag ATCAGCTGGACCGGGCCTTTGTGGCGATCAGAAATGGGAGCCAAGACGACAGATTAGATCTGATGACCAGGGTTTATTTGCTGGAACTTATCGAGCTGCGAGCAAAACAATGGCGTCATACTGATTCGATGGACGTGTACTATATGCAGAAGTTGTCACATCTAGATAAT cTTACTGAGGTAGTTCCCGATACACCTACGAACTTGTCATCCCCGCTATTGACCTCGCCCACCTCGGCACCGATATTGGGACCCGGCGAAGTGATCAAAAACAGCGGAAAGTTCGCAAAGCCTACGCGTATCCcgggaaaaaattattgcaaagaCGAGGTCGTCATTCGCAATAGCGATTCGGGAAAAG TAAACCCCGGAGCTAAAGAACGACTTGTCCAAATCACGGGAACGTCCGAGGACAAGATTCA TTATGCGAAGGATTTAATCAAAGATACGATACAACGAAATGCATCGCCAGTAAGACTGGAGCAAAATTCCGGCGGCGAGAAGGGTGCAATGGGCGGTTCCAGCTCCTCGCTCAACAGTAGTGCGTCAGATGAGAGCAGTCGGCTGCAGCAAAATCAGCAGCACAACTCTCGTCTGCGTTCGTCTCTTTTACACAGTCTTTCCACCAATGACGCCAGTATAGGCGAATACAAGTACACTGTTACTGTCGGTAACCAGTCTCTTAAAATTACAGGCTGCAATCTTGATCTTGTCAGG ACAGCAAAGCTGGTGCTAGACGAACATTTTTTGGGCGATCCTGAAAGCTTTACCAGCggaatagaatattttaactATGAGGACGAACCCAATTTCGGAGGCATAACCACCACGTCTACTCCCATGGTTCACCGTACACCGTTGTCGCCGTTGGACAATATCACCGCTCCTACTTCTCTAGGCCGAGAGTTAAGTGTGGATAGCGCCGCAACCTCCTCGGAGAGTGAAGAAACTTACAAACCGCGTCCGATCTCTGAACAGCAAATCTCGACTCAACaag tTCCAGAAGCGAGAGAACTTACGTACGAGTTTCTGCTACTGTGTGCGTCTGGACCGTACGCGAAGCGGCCCCCTGCCGATTGGGCGCGCATACAGAAGGAATGTCCGAATATAGTTCGTAAG gcACCGATTCGCTGGTTCGAACCGGAGGCGTACAAAGCCAAGCTAGCAGCTGCTGGTCCTGTTGCGATATTGCCGATTGGCGAAGCGGAAACCGATCCCGAGTGA
- the Top1 gene encoding DNA topoisomerase 1 isoform X4: MRSFVKKIVVHLSMRGLFNLCSNCNYVVYKSKEDLSNLRWEEEKKSDGTKWHFLEHKGPVFAPPYEPLPPTIKFYYNGKEMKLSQDTEEVATFYARMLDHDYTTKTAFNNNFFHDWREVMTESERAKITDLSKCNFSDIHDYFVKKSEERKAMTKEEKQKIKEKNEEIQKEYGFCIIDGHKEKIGNFKIEPPGLFRGRGEHPKMGKLKKRVVPEDVLINCSKDSVIPKPPSGHKWKEIRHDTNVTWLASWTENIQGQVKYVMLNSSSKLKGEKDWQKYETARKLAKSIDKIRAEYREDWKSKEMRIRQRAVALYFIDKLALRAGNEKDEDQADTVGCCSLRVEHIKLHEQIYGKEYVVVFDFLGKDSIRYYNEVPVEKRVFKNLQLFMENKSPGDDLFDRLNTITMNKHLNELMEGLTAKVFRTYNASWTLQQQLDKLTDPNETEAEKILSYNRANRAVAILCNHQRSVPKTHAKSMENLKAKIDAKKEAISECELQVKDAKRDAKRGSVKEKVTYDKKKKQLERLKDQLTKLEVQATDREENKEIALSTSKVNYLDPRISVAWCKKNNVPIEKIYNKTQRDKFRWAIDMAGPDFVF, translated from the exons ATGCGgagttttgttaaaaaaatagtgGTTCATTTGTCAATGAGAGGTTTATTCAATCTTTGTAGCAACTGCAATTATGTAGTTTATAAATCAAAGGAGGATTTGTCGAATTTGAG GtgggaggaagagaaaaagagtgaTGGCACAAAATGGCATTTCTTGGAACATAAGGGACCAGTATTTGCGCCACCCTACGAACCTTTACCCCCtactataaaattttattataatggCAAAGAGATGAAACTGAGCCAGGATACGGAGGAGGTTGCAACTTTCTATGCACGAATGCTTGATCACGACTATACAACTAAGACAGCATTTAATAACAACTTCTTCCATGATTGGCGAGAGGTGATGACAGAATCAGAACGTGCCAAAATTACTGATCTATCCAAGTGTAATTTCAGTGATATACATGACTATTTCGTAAAGAAGAGTGAGGAACGCAAAGCTATGACAAAAGAGGAGAAGCAAAAAATTAAGGAGAAGAATGAAGAAATTCAAAAGGAATATGGTTTCTGTATTATTGACGGTCATAAGGAAAAGATTGGTAACTTTAAAATTGAACCGCCAGGCTTGTTCAGGGGTCGTGGTGAGCATCCCAAAATGGGCAAGTTAAAGAAGCGCGTGGTGCCAGAAGATGTGCTCATTAATTGTTCAAAGGACTCTGTTATACCAAAACCGCCATCTGGCCATAAATGGAAAGAAATACGTCACGATACTAATGTTACATGGTTGGCTTCGTGGACGGAAAATATTCAAGGTCAGGTGAAATATGTGATGCTGAATTCATCGAGTAAGCTCAAAGGTGAAAAAGACTGGCAAAAGTACGAGACGGCACGAAAGTTGGCCAAATCGATCGACAAAATTCGTGCAGAGTACAGAGAAGATTGGAAGAGCAAAGAAATGCGCATCAGACAGCGGGCAGtcgctttatattttattgacaaACTAGCGCTCAGAGCCGGCAACGAAAAAGACGAGGATCAAGCTGACACAGTAGGCTGTTGTTCATTACGAGTGGAGCATATCAAGCTGCATGAGCAGATTTATGGCAAAGAATACGTTGTCGTATTCGATTTCTTAG gtAAAGATTCTATTCGATATTATAATGAGGTACCGGTAGAAAAGCGTGTCTTTAAAAATCTGCAACTTTTTATGGAAAATAAATCGCCCGGAGATGATTTATTTGATCGTCTCAATACCATCACGATGAATAAACATTTGAACGAGCTAATGGAAGGTCTCACCGCCAAAGTATTCAGAACTTATAACGCATCGTGGACGCTGCAGCAGCAGCTCGACAAATTAACAGACCCGAATGAAACCGAGGCAGAGAAGATTCTCTCGTATAATCGAGCCAATCGTGCAGTTGCCATACTGTGTAACCATCAACGTTCTGTACCAAAAACACATGCAAAATCCATGGAGAATCTTAAAGCAAAGATTGATGCGAAAAAAGAGGCAATAAGTGAATGCGAGTTGCAAGTAAAAGACGCTAAACGGGATGCAAAACGTGGTTCGGTGAAAGAAAAagt aACATAtgacaagaaaaagaaacaattagaGAGACTAAAGGATCAATTAACAAAGTTGGAAGTCCAGGCGACTGATCGAGAAGAGAATAAAGAGATAGCATTGAGTACCTCTAAGGTGAATTATCTTGACCCCAGAATTTCCGTTGCATG GTGTAAGAAGAACAATGTACCAATCGAAAAGATTTACAACAAGACTCAAAGGGATAAATTCCGATGGGCAATAGACATGGCAGGCCCCGACTTCGTATTTTAA